Proteins found in one Mucilaginibacter gracilis genomic segment:
- a CDS encoding glycoside hydrolase family 3 N-terminal domain-containing protein, producing the protein MAPIHYPIKTKIILRLITYSALLLLTVNAHAQNSESYKDAGQPIESRIKNLISQLTLAEKVSLLGYRAEAVPRLGIPAYNWWNEGLHGVARAGQATIFPQAIGMAATFNPALLQQVATAISTEARAKYNLTSQQNKHLQYMGLTFWSPNINIFRDPRWGRGQETYGEDPFLTANMGVAYVKGMQGNDVNHLKTSATAKHFVAHSGPEAVRDSFDAIVDEKDLRETYLPAFKALVDNGVESVMTAYNRVNNEPNSVSTSYLKNILMNEWGFKGHVVTDCGALDDVFLTHKVMPSGVEVAAAAIKAGVSLDCSSILQNDLLQAVKQNLVTEAEINAALTRLLRTQFKLGFFDDAAKSPYATYGADSISNAAHVALSRRAAQQSMVLLKNSNNILPLKKGNYSSITVLGSNATSMDAMVGSYHGVNSQMVDFVEGVTAAVGLGTRVEYDLGCSYTDTTHFGGIWAAGNSDVAIAVIGLTPVMEGEAGDAFLSPTVGDKASLSLPAGNIAFMKALRKGVPNKPIIAVVTAGSAVDIAAIEPYADAIILAWYPGQQAGNAFADLLFGEVSPSGHLPLTFYKSVNDLPDFKSYAMKNRTYRYFNGAVEYPFGFGLSYTQFAYNWIEKPAATYSLNDVINLQLNVKNVGNLDADEVVQAYIEYPNAERMPLKELKAFKRVSILKGSQSAVNLRVALKDLQKWDLKKHSWKLYPGTYQVFVGSSSTDKKLTAAFTVN; encoded by the coding sequence ATGGCACCCATCCATTACCCAATTAAAACTAAAATAATTTTAAGGTTAATAACATACAGTGCCCTGCTGCTGTTAACGGTTAATGCGCATGCGCAAAATTCCGAAAGCTACAAAGATGCCGGGCAACCTATAGAAAGCAGGATTAAAAATTTAATAAGCCAGCTAACCCTGGCCGAAAAGGTATCGCTTTTAGGTTACCGCGCGGAAGCGGTTCCACGGCTGGGCATACCTGCCTATAACTGGTGGAACGAGGGTTTGCATGGTGTAGCGCGCGCCGGGCAGGCAACTATTTTTCCGCAGGCTATTGGCATGGCTGCTACCTTTAACCCGGCGTTATTGCAGCAGGTAGCTACAGCCATATCCACCGAAGCGAGGGCTAAGTATAACCTCACATCACAACAAAACAAGCATTTGCAGTATATGGGCCTCACATTTTGGTCGCCCAATATTAATATTTTCCGCGACCCGCGCTGGGGCCGTGGCCAGGAAACCTACGGCGAAGACCCTTTTTTAACGGCTAATATGGGCGTAGCCTATGTTAAAGGTATGCAGGGCAATGATGTTAACCATTTAAAAACATCGGCCACAGCCAAACATTTTGTAGCCCATAGCGGCCCCGAAGCTGTGCGCGATTCGTTTGATGCCATTGTGGATGAAAAAGACCTGCGCGAAACCTATCTGCCAGCATTTAAGGCATTGGTTGATAACGGAGTTGAATCCGTAATGACGGCCTATAACCGCGTAAACAACGAACCAAATTCTGTAAGTACATCGTACCTTAAAAATATACTGATGAACGAGTGGGGTTTTAAAGGACACGTAGTTACCGATTGTGGTGCGCTTGATGATGTTTTTTTAACCCACAAGGTTATGCCATCGGGCGTGGAGGTAGCTGCTGCCGCCATTAAGGCTGGCGTGAGTTTAGATTGTTCGAGCATTCTTCAGAATGATTTGTTACAGGCCGTAAAACAAAACCTGGTTACCGAGGCGGAAATTAATGCGGCGCTTACCCGTTTGTTGCGCACGCAGTTTAAACTTGGTTTTTTTGATGATGCCGCAAAAAGCCCCTACGCCACCTATGGTGCCGATAGCATTAGTAACGCAGCCCATGTTGCATTATCGCGCAGGGCGGCGCAGCAAAGCATGGTATTGCTAAAAAACAGCAATAATATTTTACCCTTAAAAAAAGGCAATTACAGTAGTATTACTGTATTGGGCAGCAACGCCACATCTATGGATGCCATGGTTGGTAGCTACCACGGTGTTAACAGCCAAATGGTTGATTTTGTTGAAGGTGTAACGGCTGCCGTTGGTTTAGGTACCCGCGTTGAGTACGATTTAGGTTGCAGCTATACCGATACCACACATTTTGGTGGGATATGGGCCGCAGGTAATAGCGATGTTGCTATAGCCGTTATTGGCCTAACGCCTGTTATGGAAGGCGAGGCCGGTGATGCCTTTTTATCGCCAACGGTGGGCGATAAGGCTAGCTTGAGTTTGCCCGCCGGTAATATTGCCTTTATGAAGGCACTGCGCAAAGGTGTACCCAATAAGCCTATTATTGCAGTAGTTACCGCAGGCAGCGCGGTTGATATTGCTGCTATTGAACCTTATGCCGATGCTATTATATTGGCCTGGTACCCCGGCCAGCAAGCAGGTAACGCATTTGCCGATTTGCTATTTGGGGAGGTTTCGCCGTCGGGCCATTTGCCGCTTACGTTTTATAAATCGGTTAACGACCTGCCCGATTTTAAAAGCTATGCCATGAAAAACCGCACCTACCGGTACTTTAACGGTGCTGTAGAATACCCCTTTGGCTTTGGCTTGAGTTATACTCAATTTGCTTACAACTGGATTGAAAAACCCGCAGCCACCTACAGCTTAAACGATGTAATAAACTTGCAACTTAACGTAAAAAACGTAGGTAATTTGGATGCCGACGAAGTGGTGCAGGCCTACATTGAATACCCCAATGCCGAGCGGATGCCATTAAAAGAATTAAAGGCATTTAAGCGGGTAAGCATATTAAAAGGTTCGCAATCGGCAGTTAATTTAAGGGTGGCTTTAAAGGACCTGCAAAAGTGGGACTTGAAAAAGCATAGCTGGAAACTTTACCCCGGAACCTATCAGGTTTTTGTTGGTAGCAGTTCTACCGATAAAAAGTTAACGGCTGCTTTTACCGTAAATTGA
- a CDS encoding ROK family protein — MVKDDITTLVNYSEIVKYLYYNKVASNTDISSYIHKSIPNTLKVLNELIKDGYVKENGLGISSGGRKPLTYSLIPNELFILSVAMDQFATQMVIVDINNTFVTPVGYYKFDLYRQTEGIDTLTNYINKFIENSGIARNKILGLGISMPGFIDVEKGINHSYLRLTDDTLVSHLEKSTLLPVFIDNDSTAIALAEQKFGIAADKKNVMVINLGWGIGLGMILNGEIFRGHNGLAGEFSHIPLFKNGKLCTCGKHGCLETEASFIAVAAKATEGIKQGFASSLAGYDVIDADAIIKEAIKGDIFSVKLLSEAAYLVGQGLAILIHLMNPAAIVLSGKGSIVGKLWMAPIQQAINEHCIPKLTDQTALLISNLNSKAQLIGSAALVVESLGKLFQSKLTAIHNQQTALESSY, encoded by the coding sequence ATGGTGAAGGATGATATTACTACGCTGGTAAATTACAGCGAAATAGTAAAGTATTTATATTATAACAAAGTTGCCTCTAACACAGATATTAGTTCGTATATCCACAAAAGCATTCCCAATACCTTAAAAGTTTTAAACGAACTGATTAAGGACGGCTATGTTAAAGAGAATGGTTTAGGCATTTCAAGCGGTGGGCGCAAGCCCCTCACCTACTCGTTAATACCCAACGAGTTATTTATTTTATCGGTAGCCATGGATCAGTTTGCTACGCAAATGGTTATTGTTGATATTAACAACACGTTTGTAACCCCGGTAGGTTATTATAAGTTTGACCTATACCGCCAAACCGAAGGTATTGATACCCTAACCAATTATATTAATAAATTTATTGAAAACTCGGGCATAGCCCGCAATAAAATACTTGGCTTGGGTATTTCTATGCCGGGCTTCATTGATGTTGAAAAAGGCATCAACCACAGTTACCTGCGCTTAACCGACGATACTTTAGTAAGCCATCTGGAAAAAAGCACGCTGCTGCCCGTTTTTATTGATAACGATAGCACTGCAATTGCCCTGGCCGAGCAAAAATTTGGCATTGCTGCCGATAAAAAAAATGTAATGGTTATTAACCTGGGCTGGGGAATTGGCCTCGGTATGATTTTAAATGGCGAAATTTTTAGGGGCCATAACGGTTTAGCGGGCGAGTTTAGCCATATCCCCTTGTTTAAGAATGGCAAATTGTGTACCTGCGGCAAACACGGCTGTTTAGAAACCGAAGCTTCGTTTATAGCAGTTGCAGCAAAAGCAACCGAGGGTATTAAGCAAGGTTTTGCAAGCAGTTTGGCGGGTTACGATGTTATTGATGCCGATGCAATTATAAAGGAAGCCATTAAGGGCGACATTTTTTCGGTAAAGTTATTATCCGAAGCTGCCTACCTGGTAGGGCAGGGCCTGGCAATCCTTATCCATTTAATGAACCCTGCGGCTATAGTTTTGAGCGGGAAAGGCAGCATTGTTGGCAAATTATGGATGGCACCAATACAACAAGCCATTAACGAGCACTGCATACCCAAACTTACAGATCAAACCGCGCTGCTTATTTCAAACCTCAACTCAAAGGCCCAGTTAATTGGCAGCGCAGCCCTGGTGGTTGAAAGCCTGGGCAAGCTTTTTCAAAGTAAGCTTACGGCAATTCATAATCAGCAAACAGCCTTAGAGAGTTCATATTAA
- a CDS encoding glycoside hydrolase family 2 protein, translated as MTKIKLFKKRFLSIILTVLLVAAISEGFAQNSHELNNGWKCEKKGNVTADGNQISKIDFLVNSWIKATVPGTVLTTLLDNQQIADPFWGMNNAHIKDIFNTGRDYYTYWFVNDFNHNLPTGDEQVYLNLRGVNYSCEVYLNGKKLNNKTHYGMFLRQCYNITAFINKTGKNRLAVLVYPPNPVGDPNGGQGGDGQIAKNVGLQYTAGWDWIQPMRDRNTGIWDKVNIDNTGAIKISDTHVVTLVPGVRQVEGKQAPAIIKVTTTVTNPTNKMVQGVLQYTLNGQTVSQNVAVKPHTALDVKLNDFILNNPKLWWPNGYGTTYLYKSTIRFLTGASRVSDMKVIDIGVRELQTSWNSQTQSRQIEVNGQKIFIKGGNWIISDAMLRFSDARYDAEIRFHRDMNLNTIRVWGGALVERPEFYDTCDKYGMLVFQDFWISGDANGRWVDPMKKDDQWTRRKYPDDHQLYIASVADQVKLVRNHPSLAIWCGGNEITPPEDILLAVRDSILPKLDNTRWFVEYSNSDKMSLNTMGGNGDGPYTIQADSSFWKVRTYPFNSEIGSVGLNDYESLKRFIPAQNLVMPNFSAASKTTQIDSVWDYHKYIGYDASVDAYGKPTDTKDFAAKAQLVNYNQYRALAEGFSNHMWDWYTGFIIWKTQNPWTAMRGQMYDYYLDPNACLYGLKNGAEPLHVMYNPLNGMVTIVNNTFETKRDLMLVIKTIDINGKENVITQVFEEIQPSSAKGYAPIKKAIADIAQNEGTFLSLQLLNVQQKVVSNNLYWLPNAAGVYSGLQKMAPSQLNVKATQVSAGKIQVTLTNPTNAPVAFFNRLSLVDAQTNNRLLPVFYSDNYISVLPGANQVIMMDYDARKYKNLPLVSISGWNFNEKTFNIK; from the coding sequence ATGACTAAAATAAAACTATTCAAAAAAAGGTTCTTATCCATTATACTAACTGTGCTTTTAGTCGCAGCCATTAGCGAGGGCTTTGCCCAAAATAGCCACGAACTAAACAACGGTTGGAAATGCGAAAAGAAAGGCAACGTTACTGCCGACGGAAACCAAATATCGAAAATTGATTTCCTCGTTAATTCATGGATAAAAGCCACCGTACCCGGAACAGTTTTAACTACCTTACTGGATAACCAACAAATTGCCGACCCTTTTTGGGGCATGAACAACGCCCACATTAAAGATATTTTCAATACCGGCCGCGATTATTACACCTACTGGTTTGTAAACGATTTTAACCACAATTTACCTACCGGCGATGAGCAGGTATACCTTAATTTGCGAGGTGTAAATTACAGCTGCGAGGTTTATTTAAACGGTAAAAAGTTAAATAATAAAACGCATTATGGCATGTTTTTGCGCCAATGCTATAACATTACGGCTTTCATTAACAAAACGGGTAAAAACCGTTTAGCTGTATTAGTTTATCCGCCAAACCCCGTTGGCGACCCCAATGGCGGCCAGGGCGGCGACGGGCAAATTGCCAAAAACGTGGGTCTGCAATATACCGCCGGGTGGGACTGGATACAACCCATGCGCGACCGAAATACGGGTATTTGGGATAAAGTTAATATCGACAATACAGGAGCCATAAAAATTTCGGACACGCATGTGGTTACATTGGTTCCGGGTGTGCGGCAGGTTGAGGGCAAGCAAGCACCCGCAATTATAAAGGTAACCACCACGGTAACAAACCCTACCAATAAAATGGTGCAGGGTGTTTTGCAATATACTTTAAACGGCCAAACCGTATCGCAAAACGTAGCTGTAAAACCACACACAGCGTTAGATGTTAAACTGAACGATTTTATTTTAAACAACCCTAAACTTTGGTGGCCAAATGGCTATGGCACAACTTATTTGTATAAAAGCACAATTAGGTTTTTAACAGGCGCGAGCCGGGTTTCCGACATGAAAGTTATTGATATTGGCGTGCGCGAACTGCAAACCAGTTGGAACAGCCAAACGCAAAGCAGACAAATTGAGGTTAACGGTCAAAAAATATTTATTAAAGGCGGCAACTGGATTATCTCGGATGCGATGCTGCGCTTTAGCGATGCCCGTTACGATGCCGAGATACGCTTTCACCGCGATATGAACCTCAATACCATACGGGTTTGGGGTGGCGCATTAGTGGAGCGCCCTGAGTTTTATGATACCTGTGATAAATACGGAATGCTGGTTTTTCAGGATTTCTGGATCTCGGGCGATGCCAACGGGAGATGGGTTGACCCCATGAAAAAAGACGACCAGTGGACCCGTAGAAAATACCCCGACGACCATCAACTGTATATTGCTTCGGTTGCAGACCAGGTAAAGCTGGTGCGTAACCACCCATCGTTGGCTATTTGGTGCGGCGGAAACGAGATAACCCCTCCCGAAGATATTTTATTGGCCGTTCGCGATTCTATCCTACCCAAACTGGATAACACGCGATGGTTTGTTGAGTACTCTAATTCGGATAAGATGTCGTTAAATACCATGGGTGGTAACGGCGACGGCCCTTATACCATTCAAGCCGATTCGTCTTTCTGGAAAGTGCGCACCTACCCTTTCAACTCCGAAATTGGTTCGGTTGGCCTTAACGATTACGAATCCTTAAAACGGTTTATTCCGGCTCAAAACCTGGTGATGCCAAATTTTTCTGCGGCGAGCAAAACAACACAAATTGATTCTGTTTGGGATTACCACAAGTATATTGGTTACGATGCCTCGGTTGATGCCTACGGCAAACCAACCGATACTAAAGATTTTGCTGCCAAAGCGCAGTTGGTAAACTACAACCAGTACCGTGCCCTTGCCGAAGGCTTTAGCAACCACATGTGGGATTGGTACACCGGTTTTATAATATGGAAAACACAAAACCCATGGACTGCCATGCGCGGCCAAATGTATGATTACTACCTGGACCCTAATGCCTGCCTTTACGGCTTAAAAAACGGTGCAGAACCTTTGCATGTAATGTACAACCCTTTAAACGGCATGGTTACCATAGTTAACAACACGTTTGAAACCAAACGCGATTTAATGCTGGTGATAAAAACCATTGACATAAACGGAAAAGAGAACGTAATAACACAGGTTTTTGAAGAAATACAACCATCATCGGCCAAAGGTTACGCGCCTATAAAAAAAGCCATTGCAGATATTGCACAAAACGAAGGCACATTTTTATCGCTACAGCTATTAAATGTACAGCAAAAGGTGGTAAGCAATAACCTTTATTGGCTACCCAATGCTGCCGGTGTTTACTCGGGTTTGCAAAAAATGGCACCTTCACAGCTTAATGTAAAAGCCACGCAAGTATCGGCGGGTAAAATACAGGTTACTTTAACCAACCCGACCAATGCTCCGGTTGCGTTTTTCAACCGCTTATCGTTGGTTGATGCGCAAACCAATAACCGCCTGCTACCCGTGTTTTATAGTGATAATTACATCTCGGTTTTACCCGGCGCAAACCAGGTAATTATGATGGATTATGACGCGAGAAAATACAAAAACCTGCCGTTGGTGAGCATAAGCGGCTGGAACTTTAACGAAAAAACATTCAATATCAAATAA
- a CDS encoding glycoside hydrolase family 125 protein: MKRSVFLQKAGLLSAGLLFRQNLFASGVEFNSLRPAPGKRNFSSSSVDAAIEQFKAKVNDKELAWLFENCFPNTLDTTVFYTEDNGKPDTYVITGDIDAMWLRDSSAQVWPYLTFLQKDEKLKKMVAGLIHRQANCVLKDPFANAFYKDATKVSEWKSDNTDMKPGIHERKWEIDSLCYPIRLAYNYWKKTGDTSPFDANWKSAIELTLKTFTEQQRKSNNGSYHFQRETSKPTDTLPMDGYGFPVKPTGLICSSFRPSDDATTYSFLIPSNFFALVSLKQAAEMVKAIHHDQPLADNLNALAAEVDKALKDNAIVNHPKFGKIYAFEIDGFGNINMMDDANVPGLLSLPYLGSVAVNDAVYQNTRKFVLSDSNPFYYKGKAAAGVGGPHVGKADMIWPLSIISRGLTSQSDDEIKLCISMLKNTHAGKGFMHESFNKDNPSLYTRSWFAWANTIFGEFLWKVYQEKPYLLNA; encoded by the coding sequence ATGAAAAGAAGTGTTTTTCTGCAAAAGGCAGGTTTACTGTCTGCTGGATTATTGTTTCGCCAAAATTTATTTGCGTCGGGTGTGGAGTTTAATAGTTTAAGGCCTGCACCTGGCAAACGTAATTTTAGCAGTAGCAGCGTTGATGCCGCCATTGAGCAATTTAAGGCCAAAGTAAACGACAAAGAGTTGGCCTGGCTTTTCGAAAACTGCTTCCCTAACACGCTCGATACAACGGTTTTTTATACCGAAGATAACGGCAAACCCGATACTTATGTAATTACAGGCGATATTGATGCCATGTGGCTGCGCGATAGTTCGGCGCAGGTTTGGCCTTATCTTACGTTTTTACAGAAGGACGAAAAATTAAAAAAAATGGTTGCCGGTCTTATCCACAGGCAGGCAAATTGCGTATTGAAAGACCCATTTGCTAACGCCTTTTATAAAGATGCCACCAAGGTTAGCGAATGGAAAAGCGATAACACGGATATGAAACCCGGCATCCATGAGCGGAAATGGGAAATTGACTCGTTATGTTACCCTATCAGGCTGGCTTATAACTATTGGAAAAAAACCGGCGACACCTCCCCTTTTGATGCTAACTGGAAAAGTGCCATTGAGCTAACCTTAAAAACGTTTACCGAGCAACAGCGTAAAAGCAATAACGGCAGCTACCACTTTCAGCGCGAAACTTCAAAGCCTACCGATACCTTACCTATGGATGGTTATGGCTTCCCCGTAAAACCAACGGGGCTCATTTGCTCCAGCTTCCGCCCCAGCGATGATGCTACTACGTATTCGTTTTTAATACCATCTAACTTTTTTGCATTAGTAAGCCTCAAACAAGCTGCCGAAATGGTAAAAGCCATTCATCACGACCAGCCCCTTGCCGACAACTTAAATGCCCTTGCCGCCGAAGTTGATAAAGCGTTAAAGGATAACGCCATTGTTAACCACCCCAAATTTGGCAAAATTTATGCCTTTGAAATTGATGGTTTCGGCAACATCAACATGATGGACGATGCCAACGTCCCTGGTTTGCTTTCGCTGCCCTACTTAGGCTCGGTAGCAGTTAACGATGCCGTTTATCAAAATACGCGCAAATTTGTACTGTCGGATAGTAATCCGTTTTATTACAAGGGCAAGGCCGCAGCAGGTGTTGGCGGCCCACATGTTGGCAAAGCCGATATGATATGGCCCCTGAGCATTATCAGTCGTGGTTTAACCAGCCAGAGCGACGATGAAATTAAGCTATGCATCAGCATGTTAAAAAACACCCACGCAGGTAAAGGCTTTATGCACGAATCCTTTAATAAAGATAACCCATCGTTATACACCCGTAGCTGGTTTGCCTGGGCAAACACCATTTTCGGCGAGTTTTTATGGAAGGTTTATCAAGAAAAACCCTATCTGTTAAATGCCTGA
- a CDS encoding glycoside hydrolase family 35 protein, translating into MKKTLSYLILLTASVFCLLTGHLQAQSKHTFALGDTTFLLDGKPLQMISGEMHCARIPKEYWRDRMKMAKAMGLNTIGTYVFWNAHEAVQGKYDFSGNNNIAEFIKTAQQEGLWVVLRPSPYACAEWEFGGYPWWLLKDSTMKVRSLDPKFIGAYKKYITQLAKQLVPLQVTHGGNVLMVQFENEYGSYSNDKSYLDMNRKIFREAGFDGVLFTCDGETQMPRGYLPGYLPAVNGLENPVEVKKLINKYHDGKGPYYIAEWYPGWFDNWGGTHAKTDVKDAADKLDKILAAGISVNMYMFHGGTTRDFMNGANMSRKEPYSPQVSSYDYDAPLDEAGNPTDKFFKLREVIEKHLPANVKLPAVPAKKPTIAISNIRLTSYSNVFKNLPQPVLLKIPLCFEDLDQGYGFVLYRTKISNSGLLKISEMRDFAIVYLNGVKITTLDRRLKQDSVVLQNVAKDAVLDILVENNGRINYGPFLTDNRQGITRQVTLQGTKLFDWQMYKLPFASLNGFQFSNEAITGDAPALYKGTFELTHVGDTYLDMRPFGKGFVYLNGHNLGKYWNIGPQQTIYIPAVWLNKGKNQIVVFDELKNGHTSISTLAQSILDNQITAAAQ; encoded by the coding sequence ATGAAAAAAACGCTATCCTATTTAATCCTGTTAACTGCTTCTGTATTTTGTTTGCTAACCGGGCACCTGCAAGCGCAAAGCAAGCACACCTTTGCCCTGGGCGATACCACTTTTTTGTTAGACGGTAAACCGCTGCAAATGATATCGGGCGAGATGCACTGCGCTCGCATACCTAAAGAGTATTGGCGCGACCGCATGAAAATGGCAAAAGCAATGGGCCTCAACACCATAGGCACCTATGTTTTTTGGAACGCCCACGAAGCCGTACAAGGTAAATATGATTTTAGCGGCAATAATAACATTGCCGAATTTATAAAAACAGCACAACAAGAGGGCCTTTGGGTAGTTTTACGGCCAAGCCCTTATGCCTGCGCCGAATGGGAGTTTGGCGGTTACCCCTGGTGGCTGCTTAAAGATAGCACCATGAAAGTGCGCAGCCTCGACCCTAAATTTATTGGTGCCTATAAAAAATACATTACCCAGTTGGCAAAGCAACTGGTGCCCCTACAGGTTACGCACGGCGGCAATGTATTAATGGTACAGTTTGAAAACGAATATGGTTCGTACAGCAACGATAAGAGTTACCTGGATATGAACCGTAAAATATTTAGGGAAGCCGGTTTTGATGGCGTGTTGTTTACCTGCGATGGCGAAACCCAAATGCCCAGAGGTTATTTGCCGGGCTATTTACCCGCAGTTAATGGCCTTGAAAACCCGGTTGAGGTAAAAAAACTGATTAACAAATACCATGATGGTAAGGGACCGTATTACATTGCCGAATGGTACCCCGGCTGGTTTGATAACTGGGGCGGCACACACGCAAAAACCGACGTGAAAGACGCGGCTGATAAACTGGACAAAATTTTAGCCGCAGGTATTTCGGTAAATATGTACATGTTTCATGGTGGTACCACGCGCGATTTTATGAACGGAGCCAACATGAGCCGGAAAGAACCCTACTCGCCCCAGGTATCAAGCTATGATTACGATGCCCCGCTTGACGAAGCCGGAAACCCTACCGATAAGTTTTTTAAACTAAGGGAAGTTATTGAAAAGCATTTACCTGCTAACGTAAAGTTACCTGCGGTGCCTGCAAAAAAACCAACAATTGCCATTAGCAATATTCGGTTAACGTCGTATTCCAATGTATTTAAAAATCTGCCACAGCCTGTTTTATTAAAAATACCGTTGTGTTTTGAGGATCTGGATCAGGGTTATGGCTTTGTTTTATATCGTACCAAAATTTCAAACAGCGGCTTGTTAAAAATATCCGAAATGCGCGACTTTGCCATTGTTTACCTAAACGGAGTTAAAATAACCACGTTAGACAGGCGTTTAAAACAAGATTCGGTAGTGCTGCAAAACGTAGCAAAAGATGCCGTTTTAGATATTTTGGTAGAGAACAATGGCCGCATAAACTACGGCCCCTTTTTAACCGATAACCGCCAGGGTATTACCAGGCAGGTAACCTTACAAGGCACTAAACTTTTCGACTGGCAAATGTATAAACTGCCGTTTGCCAGCTTAAACGGCTTCCAGTTTTCAAATGAAGCCATTACCGGCGATGCACCTGCATTGTACAAAGGCACTTTTGAGTTAACCCACGTTGGCGATACCTATTTAGATATGCGCCCTTTTGGCAAAGGCTTTGTTTATTTAAACGGCCACAACCTGGGTAAATATTGGAACATTGGCCCGCAGCAAACCATTTACATACCCGCAGTTTGGTTAAATAAAGGCAAAAATCAAATCGTAGTTTTCGATGAATTAAAAAACGGTCATACCAGCATCAGCACCCTTGCTCAATCCATTTTAGATAACCAAATAACTGCCGCAGCTCAATGA